In the genome of Coturnix japonica isolate 7356 chromosome Z, Coturnix japonica 2.1, whole genome shotgun sequence, one region contains:
- the AMACR gene encoding alpha-methylacyl-CoA racemase codes for MSRRSAGSGGAMALSGVRVLELAGLAPAPLCGMILADFGARVVRVDRAPRSAVATDVQGRGKRSLALDLKRPPGAAALRRLCGRADVLIEPFRHGVMEKLGLGPEVLLHENPRLIYARLTGFGQTGKYAKSAGHDINYVALSGVLSKLGRKGENPYAPLNLLADFAGGGVLCALGIIIALYERTISGKGQVVDASMVEGIAYISSFLWKSQNLGLWNRPRGENLLDSGAPFYETYKTSDGKFMAVGAIEPQFYDQLIKGLGLDSNKLPSQLSFSDWPEMKKMFASIFAQKTQSEWCSIFDGTDACVTPVLSFDDAPLHQHNKQRSSFIKNDQEEISPRPAPLLSRTPAVPSFKRDPFIGEHTEEILLEYGFTQEEIAKLYSDKVIESNKLKANL; via the exons ATGTCTCGGCGCTCGGCAGGCAGCGGCGGCGCCATGGCGCTGAGCGGGGTGCGGGTGCTAGAGCTGGCGGGTTTGGCTCCCGCTCCGCTCTGCGGGATGATCCTCGCCGACTTCGGGGCCCGCGTGGTGCGGGTGGACCGGGCTCCCCGCTCCGCCGTGGCCACCGACGTGCAGGGCCGCGGAAAGCGCTCCTTAGCGCTCGACCTCAAGCGACCCCCGGGCGCGGCGGCCCTGAGGCGGCTGTGCGGCCGGGCAGACGTGCTGATCGAGCCCTTCCGCCACG GTGTCATGGAAAAACTTGGTCTTGGTCCTGAGGTCCTTCTGCATGAGAACCCCAGACTCATCTATGCTAGACTTACAGGATTTGGTCAGACAGGAAAGTATGCCAAGTCTGCAGGTCACGACATCAATTATGTGGCTTTATCAG gtGTGCTGTCAAAGCTGGGCAGAAAAGGTGAAAATCCGTATGCACCTTTAAATCTTCTTGCTGATTTTGCTGGTGGAGGTGTGTTATGTGCGCTGGGCATTATTATTGCCCTTTATGAACGTACCATATCTGGCAAGGGGCAGGTTGTTGATGCAAGTATG GTAGAAGGAATAGCATACATAAGTTCTTTTCTGTGGAAATCACAAAATTTAGGACTCTGGAACAGACCACGAGGTGAGAACCTCCTAGACAGTGGTGCACCATTTTATGAGACCTACAAGACCTCTGATGGAAAATTCATGGCTGTTGGTGCTATTGAGCCTCAATTCTATGACCAGTTAATAAAGG gtCTTGGGCTGGATTCAAATAAGCTTCCCAGTCAGTTGAGTTTCTCTGACTGGCctgagatgaagaaaatgtttgcatcCATCTTTGCACAGAAGACACAAAGTGAATGGTGCAGTATATTTGATGGAACTGATGCGTGTGTGACCCCTGTTTTATCCTTTGATGATGCTCCGTTACATCAGCATAACAAACAAAGAAGTTCTTTTATCAAAAATGATCAGGAAGAGATAAGTCCCAGACCTGCTCCTCTTCTTTCAAGGACCCCTGCTGTTCCATCATTTAAAAGAGATCCTTTTATAGGCGAGCACACAGAAGAGATACTTCTAGAATATGGATTTACTCAGGAAGAGATTGCTAAACTTTATTCTGATAAAGTAATAGAATCCAACAAACTAAAAGCTAATTTATAA
- the SLC45A2 gene encoding membrane-associated transporter protein yields the protein MTLTEQSFQEPPPPLSEVAKADMDNTGGKEKAAQPSTARTGVLVPKQRATGRLIMHSMAMFGREFCYAVEAAFVTPVLLSVGLPKNLYSLVWLISPILGFVLQPVVGSASDHCACSWGRRRPYILGLGIIMLVGMALYLNGDEMISAFIGERDKQRTWAIVITMLGVVLFDFAADFIDGPIKAYLFDVCSHQDKEKGLHYHALFTGLGGALGYLTGAVDWGETVLGYSLTSEFQVIFLLSALVFLICLIVHLRSIPEVPLRYDNEETKLLLEVTEPYKYSSIEEIKNGYLSCADLNGTSKPKKGTDTSYSEAQRRMTLKSLLKTLLSMPSHYRYLCVSHLFGWMAFLSNMLFFTDFMGQVVYQGSPYASHNSTLYHTYRRGVEVGCWGLCINAIASSAYSYLQKVLLPYIGLKGLYFIGYLLFGLGTGLIGLFPNVYSTLVLCSLFGVMSSTLYTVPFQLIAEYHKEEEDLNLQQKEQGAEHGRGKGIDCAALTCMVQLAQIILGVGLGLLVSVAGSAVTVISASMVALIGCCFVAFCVRYVG from the exons ATGACCTTAACAGAACAGAGCTTCCAGGAGCCTCCTCCACCCCTTTCTGAGGTGGCCAAGGCAGACATGGACAAcacaggagggaaggagaaagctgCGCAGCCCTCCACAGCAAGGACTGGAGTGCTGGTGCCCAAGCAGCGAGCGACAGGAAGGCTGATCATGCACAGCATGGCGATGTTCGGGAGGGAGTTCTGCTATGCTGTGGAGGCTGCCTTTGTCACGCCGGTGCTGCTCAGTGTAGGGCTGCCCAAGAACCTGTACAGCCTGGTGTGGCTCATCAGCCCCATCCTGGGCTTCGTGCTGCAGCCTGTGGTAGGTTCTGCCAGTGATCACTGCGCCTGtagctggggcaggaggagacCTTACATTCTGGGTCTGGGCATCATAATGCTGGTAGGCATGGCTTTGTACCTCAATGGGGACGAGATGATCTCAG cTTTCATCGGTGAGAGAGACAAGCAGCGGACATGGGCAATAGTCATTACCATGCTGGGAGTGGTGCTTTTTGATTTTGCAGCAGACTTTATTGATGGCCCCATCAAAGCGTATTTATTTGATGTCTGCTCTCATCAAGATAAAGAGAAGGGTCTGCATTATCATGCCCTGTTTACAG gCTTAGGAGGAGCGCTGGGCTACCTGACAGGTGCTGTGGACTGGGGTGAAACTGTACTGGGATATTCCTTGACATCAGAATTCCAGGTGATTTTCCTCTTGTCAGCCTTGGTTTTCCTCATCTGCCTTATTGTACATCTACGCAGTATTCCGGAAGTCCCACTCAGATATGACAATGAAGAGACAAAGCTCTTGTTGGAAGTGACTGAGCCCTATAAGTACAGCTCCATAGAGGAAATCAAGAATGGATACTTATCATGTGCCGACTTAAATGGTACGAGTAAGCCGAAGAAAGGCACTGACACATCGTATTCAGAG GCTCAAAGGCGGATGACACTTAAGTCACTCTTGAAGACTCTTTTAAGCATGCCATCCCATTATCGCTACCTGTGTGTGAGCCACCTCTTTGGATGGATGGCTTTCCTGTCCAACATGCTCTTCTTCACGGATTTCATGGGACAG GTTGTGTACCAGGGCAGTCCTTACGCTTCTCATAACTCCACactttaccatacctacagaagaGGAGTGGAGGTTGGATGCTGGGGGCTGTGCATCAATGCGATTGCATCCTCAGCCTATTCTT aCCTGCAGAAAGTCCTTCTGCCATACATAGGGTTAAAGGGACTTTATTTCATTGGATACCTACTTTTTGGATTAGGCACTGGGTTGATTGGCTTGTTTCCCAATGTCTATTCCACTTTGGTTCTATGTTCGCTTTTTGGAGTCATGTCCAGCACTCTGTACACAGTGCCATTTCAACTCATTGCAGAGTATCACAAAGAAGAAGAG GACCTGAATCTACAGCAGAAGGAACAAGGTGCGGAGCATGGGAGAGGCAAAGGCATTGACTGTGCTGCTCTCACCTGCATGGTCCAGCTGGCACAGATCATTCTCGGTGTGGGCCTGGGGCTCCTGGTCAGTGTTGCTGGCAGTGCAGTCACTGTGATTTCAGCGTCAATGGTGGCACTGattggctgctgctttgttgctttctgtgttcgATACGTGGGGTAA